Within Palaeococcus ferrophilus DSM 13482, the genomic segment GTCAACTCCTCCCTATGGGCAGAGCTTGAAGGCCTTAAGGTGCCCCCCTACGCCTTTGGAACCTTCATTGGGACGATAAAGGTTGATAGGAACCTCGTCGAGAAGTTCTATCCAAACGTGGAGTTCTTCTACTTTGTCGAGATCGAGAAGAACTACGCCGTTCTGAAGCCGCGTTCCGCGTTCATGTTCACGACCGGAAAGGACGTCTTCAGGGAAGGGGTGAGGGAGTACAGCTGGAAGGGGAGCAGGAAGCTCGTCGTGATGGACGAGAACGGTACCATCCTGGGCCTTGGCCTGATAAACCCCGGTAAAAAACCCTTCATTCGCAATCTGACGGACGTGGGGGCTTTCATAAGGAGGCCGAGGGGTTAGGCAATTGCCGAAAAGCTTATATGTGTCCATCGCAAATACTAAGCCATGTTGGAAAAAGAGAAGGAATCTCTGGCAAAGAGGATAGCCGGGGAGATAACTCTCTCGGCCGACCCCGGCAAGACGATGAGGAAGTGGAGGGAAATCTTCGGGGTAAGCCAGACGGAGCTCGCGGACTACCTCGGCGTTTCTTCGTCCGTTATAAGCGACTACGAGGGCGGCAGAAGGAAGAGCCCCGGTGCTTCCACCATAAGGAAGTTCGTGGAGGCCCTCATAACCATTGACGAGCGCCGCGGCGGCAACGTCATAAGGGCCTTCAGCAAGACGA encodes:
- a CDS encoding NIP7 pre-PUA domain-containing protein yields the protein MEGLRYRRASSWELDLIMREAEKYGSLKHELFGVIEGRFRDVYAVNSSLWAELEGLKVPPYAFGTFIGTIKVDRNLVEKFYPNVEFFYFVEIEKNYAVLKPRSAFMFTTGKDVFREGVREYSWKGSRKLVVMDENGTILGLGLINPGKKPFIRNLTDVGAFIRRPRG